In the Pan paniscus chromosome 8, NHGRI_mPanPan1-v2.0_pri, whole genome shotgun sequence genome, one interval contains:
- the NFKB2 gene encoding nuclear factor NF-kappa-B p100 subunit isoform X1: MESCYNPGLDGIIEYDDFKLNSSIVEPKEPAPETADGPYLVIVEQPKQRGFRFRYGCEGPSHGGLPGASSEKGRKTYPTVKICNYEGPAKIEVDLVTHSDPPRAHAHSLVGKQCSELGICAVSVGPKDMTAQFNNLGVLHVTKKNMMGTMIQKLQRQRLRSRPQGLTEAEQRELEQEAKELKKVMDLSIVRLRFSAFLRASDGSFSLPLKPVISQPIHDSKSPGASNLKISRMDKTAGSVRGGDEVYLLCDKVQKDDIEVRFYEDDENGWQAFGDFSPTDVHKQYAIVFRTPPYHKMKIERPVTVFLQLKRKRGGDVSDSKQFTYYPLVEDKEEVQRKRRKALPTFSQPFGGGSHMGGGSGGAAGGYGGAGGGGSLGFFPSSLAYSPYQSGAGPMGCYPGGGGGAQMAATVPSRDSGEEAAEPSAPSRTPQCEPQAPEMLQRAREYNARLFGLAQRSARALLDYGVTADARALLAGQRHLLTAQDENGDTPLHLAIIHGQTSVIEQIVYVIHHAQDLGVVNLTNHLHQTPLHLAVITGQTSVVSFLLRVGADPALLDRHGDSAMHLALRAGAGAPELLRALLQSGAPSVPQLLHMPDFEGLYPVHLAVRARSPECLDLLVDSGAEVEATERQGGRTALHLATEMEELGLVTHLVTKLRANVNARTFAGNTPLHLAAGLGYPTLTRLLLKAGADIHAENEEPLCPLPSPPTSDSDSDSEGPEKDTRSSFRGHTPLDLTCSTKVKTLLLNAAQNTMEPPLTPPSPAGPGLSLGDTALQNLEQLLDGPEAQGSWAELAERLGLRSLVDTYRQTASPSGSLLRSYELAGGDLAGLLEALSDMGLEEGVRLLRGPETRDKLPSTAEVKEDSAYGSQSVEQEAEKLGPPPEPPGGLCHGHPQPQVH, translated from the exons ATGGAGAGTTGCTACAACCCA GGTCTGGATGGTATTATTGAATATGATGATTTCAAATTGAACTCCTCCATTGTGGAACCCAAGGAGCCAGCCCCAGAAACAG CTGATGGCCCCTACCTGGTGATCGTGGAACAGCCTAAGCAG AGAGGCTTCCGATTTCGATATGGCTGTGAAGGCCCCTCCCATGGAGGACTGCCCGGTGCCTCCAGTGAGAAGGGCCGAAAGACCTATCCCACTGTCAAG ATCTGTAACTATGAGGGACCAGCCAAGATCGAGGTGGACCTGGTAACACACAGTGACCCACCTCGTGCTCATGCCCACAGTCTGGTGGGCAAGCAATGCTCGGAGCTGGGGATCTGCGCCGTTTCTGTGGGGCCCAAGGACATGACTGCCCA ATTTAACAACCTGGGTGTCCTGCATGTGACTAAGAAGAACATGATGGGGACTATGATACAAAAACTTCAGAGGCAGCGGCTCCGCTCTAGGCCCCAGGGCCTTACGG AGGCCGAGCAGCGGGAGCTGGAGCAAGAGGCCAAAGAACTGAAGAAGGTGATGGATCTGAGTATAGTGCGGCTGCGCTTCTCTGCCTTCCTTAGAGCCAGTGATGGCTCCTTCTCCCTGCCCCTGAAGCCAGTCATCTCCCAGCCCATCCATGACAGCA AATCTCCAGGGGCATCAAACCTGAAGATTTCTCGAATGGACAAGACAGCAGGCTCTGTGCGGGGTGGAGATGAAGTTTATCTGCTTTGTGACAAGGTGCAGAAAG ATGACATTGAGGTTCGGTTCTATGAGGATGATGAGAATGGATGGCAGGCCTTTGGAGACTTCTCTCCCACAGATGTGCATAAACAG TATGCCATTGTGTTCCGGACACCCCCCTATCACAAGATGAAGATTGAGCGGCCTGTAACAGTGTTTCTGCAACTGAAACGCAAGCGAGGAGGGGACGTGTCTGATTCCAAACAGTTCACCTATTACCCTCTCGTGGAAG ACAAGGAAGAGGTGCAGCGGAAGCGGAGGAAGGCCTTGCCCACCTTCTCCCAGCCCTTCGGGGGTGGCTCCCACATGGGTGGAGGCTCTGGGGGTGCAGCCGGGGGCTAcggaggagctggaggag GTGGCAGCCTCGgtttcttcccctcctccctggccTACAGCCCCTACCAGTCCGGCGCGGGCCCCATGGGCTGCTacccgggaggcgggggcggggcgcAGATGGCCGCCACGGTGCCCAGCAGGGACTCCGGGGAGGAAGCCGCGGAGCCGAGCGCCCCCTCCAGGACCCCCCAGTGCGAGCCGCAGGCCCCGGAGATGCTGCAGCGAG CTCGAGAGTACAACGCGCGCCTGTTCGGCCTGGCGCAGCGCAGCGCCCGAGCCCTACTCGACTACGGCGTCACCGCGGACGCGCGCGCGCTGCTGGCGGGACAGCGCCACCTGCTGACGGCGCAGGACGAGAACGGAGACAC accactgcacctagccatcATCCACGGGCAGACCAGTGTCATTGAGCAGATAGTCTATGTCATCCACCACGCCCAGGACCTCGGCGTTGTCAACCTCACCAACCACCTGCACCAG ACGCCCCTGCACCTGGCGGTGATCACGGGGCAGACGAGTGTGGTGAGCTTTCTGCTGCGGGTGGGTGCAGACCCAGCTCTGCTGGATCGGCATGGAGACTCAGCCATGCATCTGGCGCTGCGGGCAGGCGCTGGTGCCCCTGAGCTGCTGCGTGCACTGCTTCAGAGTGGAGCTCCTTCTGTGCCCCAGCTGTTGCATATGCCTGACTTTGAGG GACTGTATCCGGTACACCTGGCGGTCCGAGCCCGAAGCCCTGAGTGCCTGGATCTGCTGGTGGACAGTGGGGCTGAAGTGGAGGCCACAGAGCGGCAGGGGGGACGAACAGCCTTGCATCTAGCCACAGAGATGGAGGAGCTGGGGTTGGTCACCCATCTGGTCACCAAG CTCCGGGCCAACGTGAACGCTCGCACCTTTGCGGGAAACACACCCCTGCACCTGGCAGCTGGACTGGGGTACCCGACCCTCACCCGCCTCCTTCTGAAGGCTG GTGCTGACATCCATGCTGAAAACGAGGAGCCCCTGTGCCCACTGCCTTCACCCCCTACCTCTGATAGCGACTCGGACTCTGAAGGGCCTGAGAAGGACACCCGAAGCAGCTTCCGGGGCCACACGCCTCTTGACCTCACTTGCAGCACCAAG GTGAAGACCTTGCTGCTAAACGCTGCTCAGAACACCATGGAGCCACCCCTGACCCCGCCCAGCCCAGCAG GGCCGGGACTGTCACTTGGTGATACAGCTCTGCAGAACCTGGAGCAGCTGCTAGACGGGCCAGAAGCccagggcagctgggcagagctgGCAGAGCGTCTGGGGCTGCGCAGCCTGGTGGACACGTACCGACAGACAGCCTCACCCAGTGGCAGCCTCCTGCGCAGCTACGAG CTGGCTGGCGGGGACCTGGCAGGTCTACTGGAGGCCCTGTCTGACATGGGCCTAGAGGAGGGAGTGAGGCTGCTGAGGGGTCCAGAGACCCGAGACAAGCTGCCCAGCACAG CAGAGGTGAAGGAAGACAGTGCGTACGGGAGCCAGTCAGtggagcaggaggcagagaagcTGGGCCCACCCCCTGAGCCACCAGGAGGGCTCTGCCACGGGCACCCCCAGCCTCAGGTGCACTGA
- the NFKB2 gene encoding nuclear factor NF-kappa-B p100 subunit isoform X3 — protein MMGTMIQKLQRQRLRSRPQGLTEAEQRELEQEAKELKKVMDLSIVRLRFSAFLRASDGSFSLPLKPVISQPIHDSKSPGASNLKISRMDKTAGSVRGGDEVYLLCDKVQKDDIEVRFYEDDENGWQAFGDFSPTDVHKQYAIVFRTPPYHKMKIERPVTVFLQLKRKRGGDVSDSKQFTYYPLVEDKEEVQRKRRKALPTFSQPFGGGSHMGGGSGGAAGGYGGAGGGGSLGFFPSSLAYSPYQSGAGPMGCYPGGGGGAQMAATVPSRDSGEEAAEPSAPSRTPQCEPQAPEMLQRAREYNARLFGLAQRSARALLDYGVTADARALLAGQRHLLTAQDENGDTPLHLAIIHGQTSVIEQIVYVIHHAQDLGVVNLTNHLHQTPLHLAVITGQTSVVSFLLRVGADPALLDRHGDSAMHLALRAGAGAPELLRALLQSGAPSVPQLLHMPDFEGLYPVHLAVRARSPECLDLLVDSGAEVEATERQGGRTALHLATEMEELGLVTHLVTKLRANVNARTFAGNTPLHLAAGLGYPTLTRLLLKAGADIHAENEEPLCPLPSPPTSDSDSDSEGPEKDTRSSFRGHTPLDLTCSTKVKTLLLNAAQNTMEPPLTPPSPAGPGLSLGDTALQNLEQLLDGPEAQGSWAELAERLGLRSLVDTYRQTASPSGSLLRSYELAGGDLAGLLEALSDMGLEEGVRLLRGPETRDKLPSTAEVKEDSAYGSQSVEQEAEKLGPPPEPPGGLCHGHPQPQVH, from the exons ATGATGGGGACTATGATACAAAAACTTCAGAGGCAGCGGCTCCGCTCTAGGCCCCAGGGCCTTACGG AGGCCGAGCAGCGGGAGCTGGAGCAAGAGGCCAAAGAACTGAAGAAGGTGATGGATCTGAGTATAGTGCGGCTGCGCTTCTCTGCCTTCCTTAGAGCCAGTGATGGCTCCTTCTCCCTGCCCCTGAAGCCAGTCATCTCCCAGCCCATCCATGACAGCA AATCTCCAGGGGCATCAAACCTGAAGATTTCTCGAATGGACAAGACAGCAGGCTCTGTGCGGGGTGGAGATGAAGTTTATCTGCTTTGTGACAAGGTGCAGAAAG ATGACATTGAGGTTCGGTTCTATGAGGATGATGAGAATGGATGGCAGGCCTTTGGAGACTTCTCTCCCACAGATGTGCATAAACAG TATGCCATTGTGTTCCGGACACCCCCCTATCACAAGATGAAGATTGAGCGGCCTGTAACAGTGTTTCTGCAACTGAAACGCAAGCGAGGAGGGGACGTGTCTGATTCCAAACAGTTCACCTATTACCCTCTCGTGGAAG ACAAGGAAGAGGTGCAGCGGAAGCGGAGGAAGGCCTTGCCCACCTTCTCCCAGCCCTTCGGGGGTGGCTCCCACATGGGTGGAGGCTCTGGGGGTGCAGCCGGGGGCTAcggaggagctggaggag GTGGCAGCCTCGgtttcttcccctcctccctggccTACAGCCCCTACCAGTCCGGCGCGGGCCCCATGGGCTGCTacccgggaggcgggggcggggcgcAGATGGCCGCCACGGTGCCCAGCAGGGACTCCGGGGAGGAAGCCGCGGAGCCGAGCGCCCCCTCCAGGACCCCCCAGTGCGAGCCGCAGGCCCCGGAGATGCTGCAGCGAG CTCGAGAGTACAACGCGCGCCTGTTCGGCCTGGCGCAGCGCAGCGCCCGAGCCCTACTCGACTACGGCGTCACCGCGGACGCGCGCGCGCTGCTGGCGGGACAGCGCCACCTGCTGACGGCGCAGGACGAGAACGGAGACAC accactgcacctagccatcATCCACGGGCAGACCAGTGTCATTGAGCAGATAGTCTATGTCATCCACCACGCCCAGGACCTCGGCGTTGTCAACCTCACCAACCACCTGCACCAG ACGCCCCTGCACCTGGCGGTGATCACGGGGCAGACGAGTGTGGTGAGCTTTCTGCTGCGGGTGGGTGCAGACCCAGCTCTGCTGGATCGGCATGGAGACTCAGCCATGCATCTGGCGCTGCGGGCAGGCGCTGGTGCCCCTGAGCTGCTGCGTGCACTGCTTCAGAGTGGAGCTCCTTCTGTGCCCCAGCTGTTGCATATGCCTGACTTTGAGG GACTGTATCCGGTACACCTGGCGGTCCGAGCCCGAAGCCCTGAGTGCCTGGATCTGCTGGTGGACAGTGGGGCTGAAGTGGAGGCCACAGAGCGGCAGGGGGGACGAACAGCCTTGCATCTAGCCACAGAGATGGAGGAGCTGGGGTTGGTCACCCATCTGGTCACCAAG CTCCGGGCCAACGTGAACGCTCGCACCTTTGCGGGAAACACACCCCTGCACCTGGCAGCTGGACTGGGGTACCCGACCCTCACCCGCCTCCTTCTGAAGGCTG GTGCTGACATCCATGCTGAAAACGAGGAGCCCCTGTGCCCACTGCCTTCACCCCCTACCTCTGATAGCGACTCGGACTCTGAAGGGCCTGAGAAGGACACCCGAAGCAGCTTCCGGGGCCACACGCCTCTTGACCTCACTTGCAGCACCAAG GTGAAGACCTTGCTGCTAAACGCTGCTCAGAACACCATGGAGCCACCCCTGACCCCGCCCAGCCCAGCAG GGCCGGGACTGTCACTTGGTGATACAGCTCTGCAGAACCTGGAGCAGCTGCTAGACGGGCCAGAAGCccagggcagctgggcagagctgGCAGAGCGTCTGGGGCTGCGCAGCCTGGTGGACACGTACCGACAGACAGCCTCACCCAGTGGCAGCCTCCTGCGCAGCTACGAG CTGGCTGGCGGGGACCTGGCAGGTCTACTGGAGGCCCTGTCTGACATGGGCCTAGAGGAGGGAGTGAGGCTGCTGAGGGGTCCAGAGACCCGAGACAAGCTGCCCAGCACAG CAGAGGTGAAGGAAGACAGTGCGTACGGGAGCCAGTCAGtggagcaggaggcagagaagcTGGGCCCACCCCCTGAGCCACCAGGAGGGCTCTGCCACGGGCACCCCCAGCCTCAGGTGCACTGA
- the NFKB2 gene encoding nuclear factor NF-kappa-B p100 subunit isoform X2, which produces MESCYNPGLDGIIEYDDFKLNSSIVEPKEPAPETADGPYLVIVEQPKQRGFRFRYGCEGPSHGGLPGASSEKGRKTYPTVKICNYEGPAKIEVDLVTHSDPPRAHAHSLVGKQCSELGICAVSVGPKDMTAQFNNLGVLHVTKKNMMGTMIQKLQRQRLRSRPQGLTEAEQRELEQEAKELKKVMDLSIVRLRFSAFLRASDGSFSLPLKPVISQPIHDSKSPGASNLKISRMDKTAGSVRGGDEVYLLCDKVQKDDIEVRFYEDDENGWQAFGDFSPTDVHKQYAIVFRTPPYHKMKIERPVTVFLQLKRKRGGDVSDSKQFTYYPLVEDKEEVQRKRRKALPTFSQPFGGGSHMGGGSGGAAGGYGGAGGGGSLGFFPSSLAYSPYQSGAGPMGCYPGGGGGAQMAATVPSRDSGEEAAEPSAPSRTPQCEPQAPEMLQRAREYNARLFGLAQRSARALLDYGVTADARALLAGQRHLLTAQDENGDTPLHLAIIHGQTSVIEQIVYVIHHAQDLGVVNLTNHLHQTPLHLAVITGQTSVVSFLLRVGADPALLDRHGDSAMHLALRAGAGAPELLRALLQSGAPSVPQLLHMPDFEGLYPVHLAVRARSPECLDLLVDSGAEVEATERQGGRTALHLATEMEELGLVTHLVTKLRANVNARTFAGNTPLHLAAGLGYPTLTRLLLKAGADIHAENEEPLCPLPSPPTSDSDSDSEGPEKDTRSSFRGHTPLDLTCSTKVKTLLLNAAQNTMEPPLTPPSPAGPGLSLGDTALQNLEQLLDGPEAQGSWAELAERLGLRSLVDTYRQTASPSGSLLRSYELAGGDLAGLLEALSDMGLEEGVRLLRGPETRDKLPSTEVKEDSAYGSQSVEQEAEKLGPPPEPPGGLCHGHPQPQVH; this is translated from the exons ATGGAGAGTTGCTACAACCCA GGTCTGGATGGTATTATTGAATATGATGATTTCAAATTGAACTCCTCCATTGTGGAACCCAAGGAGCCAGCCCCAGAAACAG CTGATGGCCCCTACCTGGTGATCGTGGAACAGCCTAAGCAG AGAGGCTTCCGATTTCGATATGGCTGTGAAGGCCCCTCCCATGGAGGACTGCCCGGTGCCTCCAGTGAGAAGGGCCGAAAGACCTATCCCACTGTCAAG ATCTGTAACTATGAGGGACCAGCCAAGATCGAGGTGGACCTGGTAACACACAGTGACCCACCTCGTGCTCATGCCCACAGTCTGGTGGGCAAGCAATGCTCGGAGCTGGGGATCTGCGCCGTTTCTGTGGGGCCCAAGGACATGACTGCCCA ATTTAACAACCTGGGTGTCCTGCATGTGACTAAGAAGAACATGATGGGGACTATGATACAAAAACTTCAGAGGCAGCGGCTCCGCTCTAGGCCCCAGGGCCTTACGG AGGCCGAGCAGCGGGAGCTGGAGCAAGAGGCCAAAGAACTGAAGAAGGTGATGGATCTGAGTATAGTGCGGCTGCGCTTCTCTGCCTTCCTTAGAGCCAGTGATGGCTCCTTCTCCCTGCCCCTGAAGCCAGTCATCTCCCAGCCCATCCATGACAGCA AATCTCCAGGGGCATCAAACCTGAAGATTTCTCGAATGGACAAGACAGCAGGCTCTGTGCGGGGTGGAGATGAAGTTTATCTGCTTTGTGACAAGGTGCAGAAAG ATGACATTGAGGTTCGGTTCTATGAGGATGATGAGAATGGATGGCAGGCCTTTGGAGACTTCTCTCCCACAGATGTGCATAAACAG TATGCCATTGTGTTCCGGACACCCCCCTATCACAAGATGAAGATTGAGCGGCCTGTAACAGTGTTTCTGCAACTGAAACGCAAGCGAGGAGGGGACGTGTCTGATTCCAAACAGTTCACCTATTACCCTCTCGTGGAAG ACAAGGAAGAGGTGCAGCGGAAGCGGAGGAAGGCCTTGCCCACCTTCTCCCAGCCCTTCGGGGGTGGCTCCCACATGGGTGGAGGCTCTGGGGGTGCAGCCGGGGGCTAcggaggagctggaggag GTGGCAGCCTCGgtttcttcccctcctccctggccTACAGCCCCTACCAGTCCGGCGCGGGCCCCATGGGCTGCTacccgggaggcgggggcggggcgcAGATGGCCGCCACGGTGCCCAGCAGGGACTCCGGGGAGGAAGCCGCGGAGCCGAGCGCCCCCTCCAGGACCCCCCAGTGCGAGCCGCAGGCCCCGGAGATGCTGCAGCGAG CTCGAGAGTACAACGCGCGCCTGTTCGGCCTGGCGCAGCGCAGCGCCCGAGCCCTACTCGACTACGGCGTCACCGCGGACGCGCGCGCGCTGCTGGCGGGACAGCGCCACCTGCTGACGGCGCAGGACGAGAACGGAGACAC accactgcacctagccatcATCCACGGGCAGACCAGTGTCATTGAGCAGATAGTCTATGTCATCCACCACGCCCAGGACCTCGGCGTTGTCAACCTCACCAACCACCTGCACCAG ACGCCCCTGCACCTGGCGGTGATCACGGGGCAGACGAGTGTGGTGAGCTTTCTGCTGCGGGTGGGTGCAGACCCAGCTCTGCTGGATCGGCATGGAGACTCAGCCATGCATCTGGCGCTGCGGGCAGGCGCTGGTGCCCCTGAGCTGCTGCGTGCACTGCTTCAGAGTGGAGCTCCTTCTGTGCCCCAGCTGTTGCATATGCCTGACTTTGAGG GACTGTATCCGGTACACCTGGCGGTCCGAGCCCGAAGCCCTGAGTGCCTGGATCTGCTGGTGGACAGTGGGGCTGAAGTGGAGGCCACAGAGCGGCAGGGGGGACGAACAGCCTTGCATCTAGCCACAGAGATGGAGGAGCTGGGGTTGGTCACCCATCTGGTCACCAAG CTCCGGGCCAACGTGAACGCTCGCACCTTTGCGGGAAACACACCCCTGCACCTGGCAGCTGGACTGGGGTACCCGACCCTCACCCGCCTCCTTCTGAAGGCTG GTGCTGACATCCATGCTGAAAACGAGGAGCCCCTGTGCCCACTGCCTTCACCCCCTACCTCTGATAGCGACTCGGACTCTGAAGGGCCTGAGAAGGACACCCGAAGCAGCTTCCGGGGCCACACGCCTCTTGACCTCACTTGCAGCACCAAG GTGAAGACCTTGCTGCTAAACGCTGCTCAGAACACCATGGAGCCACCCCTGACCCCGCCCAGCCCAGCAG GGCCGGGACTGTCACTTGGTGATACAGCTCTGCAGAACCTGGAGCAGCTGCTAGACGGGCCAGAAGCccagggcagctgggcagagctgGCAGAGCGTCTGGGGCTGCGCAGCCTGGTGGACACGTACCGACAGACAGCCTCACCCAGTGGCAGCCTCCTGCGCAGCTACGAG CTGGCTGGCGGGGACCTGGCAGGTCTACTGGAGGCCCTGTCTGACATGGGCCTAGAGGAGGGAGTGAGGCTGCTGAGGGGTCCAGAGACCCGAGACAAGCTGCCCAGCACAG AGGTGAAGGAAGACAGTGCGTACGGGAGCCAGTCAGtggagcaggaggcagagaagcTGGGCCCACCCCCTGAGCCACCAGGAGGGCTCTGCCACGGGCACCCCCAGCCTCAGGTGCACTGA